Proteins encoded by one window of Mycolicibacterium sp. TY81:
- a CDS encoding antitoxin VbhA family protein has product MNTRNDGWPPTWRADYERILAGLPPRERRLLHDVVASGVIEGDIPDLKVVARLADVATGKITGDQYRAELLARVRGAGPLTE; this is encoded by the coding sequence ATGAACACCCGCAACGACGGCTGGCCGCCGACGTGGCGCGCTGACTATGAGCGGATACTTGCGGGCCTGCCGCCGCGGGAACGCCGACTCTTGCATGACGTCGTGGCCAGCGGTGTCATCGAGGGCGATATACCCGACCTGAAAGTGGTTGCACGTCTGGCCGATGTGGCGACTGGGAAGATCACCGGCGATCAGTACCGCGCTGAGCTGCTCGCGCGCGTGCGCGGCGCTGGCCCGTTAACCGAGTAA
- a CDS encoding LuxR family transcriptional regulator: MDERDALDALVRAHADLQRLTDEIADARERRRKAAAFLVDSGRRTTWIADQLGLTKQAVDQFMKYKERRATHP, encoded by the coding sequence GTGGACGAGCGCGATGCACTTGATGCGTTGGTGCGCGCGCACGCAGATCTACAGCGGCTGACTGATGAAATCGCTGATGCACGAGAGCGTAGGCGTAAGGCGGCGGCGTTCTTGGTCGACAGCGGCCGACGTACGACATGGATTGCCGACCAGCTTGGGTTGACCAAGCAGGCAGTCGATCAGTTCATGAAGTACAAGGAACGCAGAGCGACTCATCCGTAA
- a CDS encoding antitoxin Xre/MbcA/ParS toxin-binding domain-containing protein, whose product MLGSFDEAVGPFYDADGVARRMRLTTQTVRRRAQSHRLLACPTAEGRLVFPVFQFNPDGTAVAGLEHVLTALASGTQDRWQVALWLSTPNDQFNGRTPCDALKAGASVAVQSVAEQTADRWRH is encoded by the coding sequence GTGCTCGGGTCTTTTGACGAAGCTGTCGGCCCGTTCTACGACGCGGACGGAGTGGCCCGACGTATGCGGTTGACCACGCAGACCGTGCGGCGTCGAGCACAGAGCCACCGGCTGCTGGCGTGCCCGACGGCCGAGGGCCGGTTGGTGTTTCCGGTGTTCCAGTTCAATCCGGACGGCACCGCGGTGGCTGGTCTGGAGCATGTACTGACCGCGTTAGCGTCGGGTACGCAGGATCGCTGGCAGGTGGCGTTGTGGTTGAGCACACCCAATGACCAGTTCAACGGCAGAACACCATGTGATGCGTTGAAAGCGGGGGCATCAGTGGCGGTGCAGTCGGTTGCGGAGCAGACCGCCGACCGCTGGCGCCATTGA